One Arachis hypogaea cultivar Tifrunner chromosome 2, arahy.Tifrunner.gnm2.J5K5, whole genome shotgun sequence genomic window, TGGGTAGAGCAAGTTCCCAACACAAATCCAACACTGGCAATGGTAACAATTGATCTGTTGCAAACTTAAGCTCCGAGGTTGTCCTTTTTACCCCACCGAACATTGGTTGATTCATGATGATACCACCAATtcttagaggatccaaattctgtTTTGAATTTCATATTGAAGAAAAGCAaattaaatattgataattagGAAAATCTTTAGTCAAGATCCAATATTATAGTATAAATACAAGAAATTTGTTAAGAATTTAATgcgaaacaaaaatattttttgtatactaAAAATCAGATATTAaatttgatattatatatttaGGTGGATATTACaataaagattttataattatttttatataaaaatgttttttttattagatGATGATTATAGGAtttaattgattttgatatattataaaaatattatttttatttaaaatatgactaaataaaaaaattatacttttaacacaaatatttttataaaaaattatttttaacatttttatttaacccgttatatatatatatatatatatatatatatatatatatatatataataataataataataatactattggaccaatatattttattataaaaaagtctagggaccagcaacttttgtattttttggtcagcacttaactatcaaaataaaagtgagtgatTTTTTACCATTAGATATAATGtcacatcattaaaaatactattgatagccaattgataattacaaaacaccaaaattgctgGCCTTATCATTcctcatttattattttttgattaaCAGTTAACTAACaatatttaagaatattattagGCTTTCGAACTAAAAGTGCTGGccatataattaaaatcattgaTCCTtaagtttctctctctctctctctctctctctctatatatatatatatatatatatatatatatatatatatatatatatatatatatatatatatatatatatatttcaattaaATAATCAACTCTTAAAATAATTAACCCTATCATAGTAATATAATTAAACATACAATAGATGAATAATCAAATTTGTTTGccatagttaaaaaaaaagagtaaatttttaaattttaagtttgaaaaataaaactCATGTTACTAATGTGTCACAACGTAAATATAGAATACTGCAAAAATTCACATTGGTTCATGGATAACCTAAGAAattcacattcctctttcatgCTATTGATTCATAATAAAGATATGAAATGATATATAGGATTAATACCTCTTCTAGAAGAAGAATTGCGGTGTTGAAAACAATGTTACCACCACATCCAACCCCATAGAGGTAACATCTTGAAGGATCACCATAATCCCTTAGCCATTGTTCCCCATTAGGGTCAGCCACTTGTTCCTTCACCCACAAAACGGCCTCGCAGCCATCATAGTACGCCGCCGGGAGCCGGTTCTCCGGCGAGAGACGAAATCCAACCGAGACAACGATGGCCGGGATTTCGCTCGCAATTTGCGAGCACTTTCCGTGGACATTGTTGCTCGCCGGCGTAAAGTGGATGAATCCACCGTTGTGGAAGAAGAGAAAGATTGGTAACCTTGCAACGGTGTTGTCATTGGAAGGAAGTTTTGTTGGTCGGAAGATTCTAACCCATGTTTTGTTTTCATGGTTAATGGTTATGTCTTTTGAGACGGTAGAACTTCCCGGAGAAGGTTCTGGATTCGCCTCAACCGTTGGATAGTTTAAGTTCCGGGTGAGGGTACCGTCTGGATTTAGAGCAACTCCAATGTGGCTGTATGGATCAAATTTGGACATTTTAAGAAACACTTATTTTGGTCGGGAAAAAATGGAAGAATAATAATGAGGCAATGGAATGGTTATGGTTTTGATTTTGGTGTTGGTTTTGGTGGCATATTTCTGCATGCGGCATGCATGATGATATTATTACCTACGTTTGGGTTGTTATTGGTTGAGTTTCTAAAATTCATTAGGGTTAATTGTAGTTTTGATAGTTGAGGAATAATTGATTGTTCTTGTTGGTTGATGAGTAAGTGGAGATTGGTTGTTGTATGTTTTTTCTAAATTGAGAGTTGATTTGATGCATTTTTCTAGCTTGATGGGAACTTACTAGGTGGATTAGTAGCTTATTAGCGTAACACGTGTCACTATTTGCAccaataaaattaatttgttattgtcctaattttggtttaattaattaatattgctTGAATTGATGAAGCTATGTATGTGCATGGGGGAGGAGAATGTTGGGTATGTTCTCTATATATAGGTTTCCCTATTTGGACGCCGTTGGAGAAGTATTGGGAAGAGATGTTATGCATTTGATATATATGGAGAGGAGGATTTTTTTTAGATGAAGTTTAAGTATAAATATATGCACATAAAACTCATGTATGAAATTTAATTACCTTCTCATTTATTTTTCATACCAAAATACACTTCTACTGTCTGCATAAAGGGACATCAAACAGAGTACTGAAGATAGAGGATTATTTAAATCCATAATAAGGATAACGAGATGAACTATATATGTTATGTgaggtatatattaaaattagttattaaattaattattattaatataaaatataaatatatattaaaataaattaaa contains:
- the LOC112720315 gene encoding probable carboxylesterase 9, with protein sequence MSKFDPYSHIGVALNPDGTLTRNLNYPTVEANPEPSPGSSTVSKDITINHENKTWVRIFRPTKLPSNDNTVARLPIFLFFHNGGFIHFTPASNNVHGKCSQIASEIPAIVVSVGFRLSPENRLPAAYYDGCEAVLWVKEQVADPNGEQWLRDYGDPSRCYLYGVGCGGNIVFNTAILLLEENLDPLRIGGIIMNQPMFGGVKRTTSELKFATDQLLPLPVLDLCWELALPKETNRDHRYCNPMIKGPHFENVKKLGRCLVIGFGGDIMVDKQQEFVTMLVKCGVQVEARFDQLGFHSIDMVDPVRFSAVMNIVKEFIL